The Lottiidibacillus patelloidae genome window below encodes:
- a CDS encoding TRAFAC clade GTPase domain-containing protein, translating into MKVPSYLCKNCGKVHSDISPHFTHILFKKCNCGTRIAVSLFSKRVRNKAICNQCHVPLEFKENRVICIPVIGGPSVGKTSYVISTINKFLNESVMNNLRVKMASQHGQHELLRLTKGMKKGIFPPKTATAMPLDYNMLVKKGSSSINVERMVCLYDFAGEIYESSNRMAQYRVFNYFHGLTVIIDPFSISKVRERYETQKGFDKYRASESCLSDTLDILVLYLEKHYGIKAKEKVSQPVSFIFTKVDAYDLSEQIGVNAVQKYMDENKRKLFKLNERKVSNMMCEKFLKENGEANFLNRLEHKFSNYQFFARSSLFNENSLNSNDVSFNWMLKQIDKRVI; encoded by the coding sequence CTTCATATTTATGTAAAAATTGTGGGAAAGTCCATTCCGATATTAGCCCACATTTTACTCATATATTATTTAAAAAGTGTAACTGTGGCACTCGAATTGCAGTTAGCTTATTTTCAAAAAGGGTAAGAAATAAGGCGATTTGTAATCAGTGTCATGTACCATTAGAATTTAAAGAGAATAGGGTAATTTGTATTCCTGTTATTGGTGGACCTTCCGTGGGGAAGACAAGCTACGTAATATCTACGATAAATAAATTTTTAAACGAATCGGTAATGAATAATTTGCGAGTTAAAATGGCTAGCCAGCATGGGCAACATGAATTATTAAGATTAACAAAAGGAATGAAAAAAGGAATTTTCCCTCCCAAAACAGCAACTGCTATGCCGTTAGACTATAATATGCTAGTAAAAAAAGGGTCAAGCTCAATAAACGTGGAAAGAATGGTCTGTTTATATGATTTTGCTGGTGAAATCTATGAAAGTAGTAATAGAATGGCGCAATATCGAGTATTTAATTATTTCCATGGACTAACTGTTATTATTGATCCATTTTCAATTTCAAAGGTCCGAGAGAGGTATGAAACTCAAAAAGGATTTGATAAATACAGGGCTAGTGAGAGTTGTTTGTCAGATACATTAGACATTCTTGTTTTATACTTAGAGAAACATTATGGAATAAAGGCAAAAGAGAAAGTGTCACAGCCTGTATCATTTATTTTCACAAAAGTAGATGCATATGATTTATCGGAGCAAATTGGAGTAAATGCGGTTCAAAAGTATATGGATGAGAATAAGAGAAAACTATTTAAACTAAATGAAAGAAAAGTAAGTAATATGATGTGCGAAAAGTTTCTAAAGGAAAATGGTGAAGCCAACTTTTTGAATAGATTGGAACATAAATTTAGTAATTATCAATTTTTTGCAAGGAGTTCTTTATTTAACGAGAACAGTCTAAATTCAAATGATGTATCTTTTAATTGGATGTTGAAACAAATTGATAAAAGAGTAATATAA
- a CDS encoding HNH endonuclease, with protein sequence MFIFRKVGKITNSVVGGAAEGGVNLFSKVVSTKNDKVGNYINEVGTSVINASKSAVDSVGQFADGAVRTSYGAWKKDDSIKQQGWSEMKDSTVRTVRGIGTSVKYTFHNGKVVYRGLRTNDRGQIVEGLKNLGKVAAVTTFAVGIIDILDGTDHAEAKILETRNDHLQGLEHSETGVPFQTKVIELSNGDVIEGTFPVFESKFTVVLTEEVYEKSDRFHFSVANDVLYESIQGNPTLANELGLSSSDIVDISQNTTPEGYVWHHSEDPGVLQLVNEESHSNTGHTGGREIWGGGGEKR encoded by the coding sequence ATGTTCATATTCCGTAAAGTAGGAAAAATTACAAACTCAGTTGTAGGAGGAGCGGCAGAGGGTGGAGTCAATCTATTTAGTAAAGTAGTTTCTACTAAAAACGATAAGGTCGGTAATTATATCAATGAAGTAGGCACTAGTGTAATAAACGCTTCAAAGAGTGCGGTGGATTCTGTTGGTCAATTTGCCGATGGTGCAGTACGAACAAGTTATGGTGCATGGAAAAAAGATGATAGCATCAAACAGCAAGGTTGGAGTGAGATGAAAGATTCAACTGTACGAACTGTAAGAGGAATTGGGACAAGTGTTAAATATACATTTCATAATGGAAAAGTTGTTTATCGTGGCCTTCGGACAAATGACAGAGGACAAATTGTAGAAGGTCTTAAAAATTTGGGGAAAGTGGCTGCCGTTACAACGTTTGCTGTTGGAATAATTGACATATTAGATGGGACAGACCATGCGGAAGCCAAGATTCTTGAAACTAGAAATGATCATTTGCAAGGGTTGGAACATTCAGAAACAGGTGTACCGTTTCAAACAAAAGTGATTGAGCTATCAAATGGGGATGTTATAGAAGGGACCTTCCCTGTATTTGAATCTAAGTTTACTGTTGTTCTTACAGAAGAGGTATATGAGAAAAGTGATAGATTCCATTTTTCAGTAGCAAACGATGTTCTTTATGAATCGATTCAAGGCAATCCTACTTTGGCAAATGAACTAGGTCTATCCTCATCTGATATTGTAGACATTTCCCAAAATACAACGCCTGAAGGATATGTTTGGCATCATAGCGAAGATCCTGGAGTTCTCCAACTTGTAAATGAGGAATCTCATAGCAACACAGGACATACAGGTGGAAGAGAAATATGGGGCGGGGGTGGAGAGAAGCGTTAG